ATTTAGTCTATCGATTAAGTGTTGTTTGTAATTATGACTATATTATCAGAAAAAATAATCGTTTATTATAAGTTATTTGGTCAAATTAGGTCTTGTTACTGTATAATAGTATTGTTTATTAACAGGAGGCCACCATGAAAAAAAAGCGTACAAAAACTGAGATATTTTACCTATCTCTAAGAATACTACTCATCTTAATCTTTTTTGCAGCTATATTAGAAATCATCTTTACACGAAGAAGCGATCAAGATGTGAGCCGTGATATCTACGTTACGTTCCAATCTTTATTACTTCTTATTATTACTTTTATCCCAAACTTTGTCTCTAAAACTTGGAAAGTGGATATCCCAAGTACGATTGAGGTACTTTTCATATTGTTTGCTGCATCACACATCTTACTTGGTGAGATTGGCAGATTCTATTCACGATTCACTTGGTGGGATTCTCTCTTACATTTCATTAGTGGTGGATTAATCGCCTTAGTAGGATTCTCGCTTGTGAATTTATTAAATCAACATGAGAAAATCAATGTCTTGATGAGCCCTTTTTTCAGTGCCGTATTCGCAATTTGTTTTGCGTTAGCTGTCGGTGCTTTATGGGAGATTGCTGAATTCTCATTTGACTCATTAGCCGGAGGAAACTCACA
This sequence is a window from Paracholeplasma morum. Protein-coding genes within it:
- a CDS encoding DUF2238 domain-containing protein, translating into MKKKRTKTEIFYLSLRILLILIFFAAILEIIFTRRSDQDVSRDIYVTFQSLLLLIITFIPNFVSKTWKVDIPSTIEVLFILFAASHILLGEIGRFYSRFTWWDSLLHFISGGLIALVGFSLVNLLNQHEKINVLMSPFFSAVFAICFALAVGALWEIAEFSFDSLAGGNSQRYANIYTKEDYIGQQALFDTMKDLILDLIGAIIIGVVGFFDIKLRQGKGWMDKFEIIRIESSKENK